One stretch of Eggerthella lenta DSM 2243 DNA includes these proteins:
- a CDS encoding amino acid ABC transporter ATP-binding protein: MAQAITVTDIRKNFGAVEALKGVSLDVADGEKVVVIGPSGSGKSVLIRCIDGLEVPDSGTVVVEGMNLSDRKVNARALARDVAMVFQSYNLYPHKTVLENVTLAPIKVLKVPREQAERDGRAYLERVGLSDKVDKYPDQLSGGQQQRVAIARALNMHPKIMLLDEPTSALDPEMVQEVLDVIKSLAETNMTIVMVTHEMGLAREAADKVVFMENGLVVDQGTPHYLFDETDNARVKSFLSKIL; this comes from the coding sequence GTGGCTCAAGCGATCACGGTTACGGACATTCGCAAGAACTTCGGCGCGGTCGAGGCGCTTAAAGGCGTTTCGCTCGATGTGGCCGATGGAGAGAAAGTCGTCGTCATCGGGCCGTCCGGCTCGGGCAAAAGCGTGCTCATCCGTTGCATCGACGGTCTTGAGGTGCCCGATTCGGGCACGGTGGTGGTCGAAGGCATGAACCTGTCGGACCGCAAGGTGAACGCCCGTGCGCTGGCTCGCGACGTGGCCATGGTGTTCCAAAGCTACAACCTCTACCCGCACAAGACCGTGCTCGAGAACGTGACGCTGGCACCCATCAAGGTGCTGAAGGTGCCGCGCGAGCAGGCCGAGCGCGACGGGCGCGCCTATCTGGAGCGCGTGGGGCTTTCCGACAAGGTGGACAAGTACCCCGACCAGCTCTCTGGCGGGCAGCAGCAGCGCGTGGCCATCGCCCGCGCCCTCAACATGCATCCCAAGATCATGCTGCTGGACGAGCCCACGAGCGCGCTCGATCCCGAGATGGTGCAGGAGGTGCTCGACGTCATCAAGTCGCTGGCCGAGACGAACATGACCATCGTCATGGTCACTCACGAGATGGGTCTGGCGCGCGAGGCGGCCGACAAGGTCGTATTCATGGAGAACGGCCTGGTGGTAGACCAGGGCACGCCCCATTACTTGTTCGACGAGACCGACAACGCTCGCGTCAAGAGCTTCCTGTCGAAGATCCTGTAG
- a CDS encoding transporter substrate-binding domain-containing protein yields MITRRTFIRSSALVASTLVLGGATGGLAGCAGGADVLRVGTKIDVPGFGFQNPETGNIEGMEVDIARELAKRIKGSPDALRVTGVNVTTRGAMLDNGTLDATLATFTITEARKKSYNFSRPYYTDHIGVLVKKSSGIVDLKDLDGKTVGVALSATTRDKLTAAGDEIGIHMSFAEYSTYPEIKIALVTGRVDAFSVDRSILNGYVDDSTMLLDAQFAPQEYGVATKKSNTELADQVDAAIGAMADDGTLTALQERWGLSTETPAGEEEGGEAHA; encoded by the coding sequence ATGATCACGAGAAGAACGTTCATACGCTCCTCGGCGCTGGTTGCGTCGACACTCGTGCTGGGCGGGGCGACGGGCGGCCTCGCCGGTTGCGCCGGCGGCGCAGACGTGCTGCGCGTGGGCACGAAGATCGACGTGCCCGGCTTCGGCTTCCAGAATCCCGAGACGGGCAACATCGAGGGCATGGAAGTGGACATCGCGCGCGAGCTGGCGAAGCGCATCAAGGGCAGCCCCGACGCGCTGCGGGTGACCGGCGTGAACGTCACCACGCGCGGCGCGATGCTGGACAACGGCACGCTCGATGCCACGCTGGCCACGTTCACCATCACCGAGGCGCGCAAGAAGAGCTACAACTTCTCGCGCCCGTACTACACCGATCACATCGGCGTGCTGGTGAAGAAGTCCTCGGGTATCGTCGATCTCAAAGACCTCGACGGAAAGACCGTGGGCGTGGCGCTGTCGGCCACGACGCGCGACAAGCTGACCGCCGCCGGCGACGAGATCGGCATCCACATGAGCTTCGCCGAGTACTCGACGTATCCGGAGATCAAGATCGCGCTGGTCACCGGCCGCGTGGACGCGTTCTCGGTGGACCGCTCCATCCTGAATGGCTACGTGGACGACTCCACCATGCTGCTGGACGCGCAGTTCGCGCCCCAGGAGTACGGCGTGGCCACGAAGAAGTCGAACACCGAGCTTGCCGACCAGGTGGACGCCGCCATCGGCGCTATGGCCGACGACGGCACGCTGACGGCGCTGCAAGAGCGGTGGGGGCTCTCGACCGAGACGCCTGCCGGCGAGGAAGAGGGAGGCGAGGCGCATGCTTGA
- a CDS encoding amino acid ABC transporter permease (The N-terminal region of this protein, as described by TIGR01726, is a three transmembrane segment that identifies a subfamily of ABC transporter permease subunits, which specificities that include histidine, arginine, glutamine, glutamate, L-cystine (sic), the opines (in Agrobacterium) octopine and nopaline, etc.) produces the protein MLDIFAPYKWEALFERWPDILMAFGTTVGISVLALVIALALGIVFGVLSVSRIPVLRGITRVYVEVVQNVPLLLQVFVFYAIFPLLGLSLAAFWIGVLAIGIYHGGYISEVVRSGIGSIHRGQFEAAKSQGFSYWQSMFVIILPQAIRIIMPPLAVQAANLVKNTSVLALIAGGELMYFSNSFAGATSYYGPVYVVAALLYFAICFPLSRLALYLEHRTRSHRHLATGDATEALAEDTMEVTPGTHDITGRAAADTMAGGVQTMYGTVDIAPARVAPSPRHPLHALAEDALEPGVAPEDPYDQTFTGNQAAEIADEIGREIAQEIADEYGDDERAARAMRTKSGRLKAHRRLERRVAARRGVEGARETGAAVPVAPSAAAEGERDERASRRSPEADEALASRAETVTSDRITRDVKRRVDESARARSARDRVRDEAELGEEAFLDNDYLPGELEQPDERIAQVRSPRDEADLDAEAESATAREDRRELREERRERRERREARERADRTGGPQTVQPDDVRLDEEADRALEDAEEAAETDERSMDVERAELAEGEEAATTDDGRKDR, from the coding sequence ATGCTTGACATCTTCGCCCCCTACAAGTGGGAGGCGCTGTTCGAGCGCTGGCCCGACATCCTCATGGCGTTCGGCACCACCGTCGGCATCTCGGTGCTCGCGCTGGTCATCGCGCTGGCGCTGGGCATCGTGTTCGGCGTGCTGTCGGTGTCGCGCATCCCCGTGCTGCGCGGCATCACCCGCGTGTACGTGGAAGTGGTGCAGAACGTGCCGCTGCTTCTGCAGGTATTCGTGTTCTACGCCATCTTCCCGCTGCTGGGCCTGTCGCTGGCCGCGTTCTGGATCGGGGTCCTGGCCATCGGCATCTACCACGGCGGCTACATCTCCGAGGTGGTGCGCAGCGGCATCGGCTCCATCCACCGCGGGCAGTTCGAGGCGGCGAAGAGCCAGGGCTTCTCGTACTGGCAGTCGATGTTCGTGATCATCCTGCCCCAGGCCATCCGCATCATCATGCCGCCGCTTGCCGTGCAGGCGGCCAACCTGGTGAAGAACACGTCGGTGCTCGCGCTCATCGCGGGCGGCGAGCTCATGTACTTCTCGAACTCGTTCGCGGGCGCGACGAGCTACTACGGGCCGGTGTACGTGGTGGCGGCGCTGCTGTACTTCGCCATCTGCTTCCCGCTGTCGCGTCTGGCTCTGTACCTGGAGCATCGCACGCGCTCGCATAGGCATCTGGCCACCGGCGACGCCACCGAGGCGTTGGCCGAGGACACGATGGAGGTCACGCCGGGCACGCACGACATCACCGGGCGCGCGGCGGCCGACACGATGGCGGGCGGCGTGCAGACCATGTACGGCACCGTGGACATCGCCCCGGCGCGCGTGGCGCCCTCGCCGCGCCATCCGCTGCACGCGCTTGCCGAGGACGCGCTGGAGCCGGGCGTGGCGCCGGAGGACCCGTACGACCAGACGTTCACCGGCAACCAGGCGGCCGAGATCGCCGACGAGATCGGGCGCGAGATCGCCCAGGAGATCGCCGACGAGTACGGCGACGACGAGCGGGCGGCGCGCGCCATGCGCACGAAGTCCGGGCGTTTGAAGGCGCATCGGCGCCTCGAGCGCCGCGTGGCCGCGCGGCGCGGCGTGGAAGGCGCGCGCGAAACCGGCGCGGCGGTGCCCGTCGCGCCGAGCGCCGCCGCCGAAGGCGAGCGGGACGAGCGGGCGAGCCGTCGCAGCCCCGAGGCCGACGAGGCGCTGGCCTCGCGCGCCGAGACCGTGACGAGCGACCGTATCACGCGCGACGTGAAGCGTCGCGTCGACGAAAGCGCGCGGGCGCGATCCGCGCGCGACCGGGTCCGCGATGAGGCGGAGCTGGGAGAGGAGGCTTTCTTGGATAACGACTACCTGCCGGGCGAGCTGGAGCAGCCCGATGAGCGCATCGCGCAGGTGCGCAGCCCTCGCGACGAAGCCGATCTCGATGCCGAGGCCGAGAGCGCTACGGCGCGGGAAGACCGTCGCGAGCTTCGCGAGGAGCGCCGCGAACGCCGCGAACGCCGCGAGGCGCGCGAGCGGGCCGACCGGACCGGCGGTCCCCAGACCGTGCAGCCCGACGACGTGCGCCTCGACGAGGAGGCGGATCGGGCGCTCGAGGACGCCGAGGAGGCCGCCGAGACCGACGAGCGTTCCATGGACGTCGAGCGCGCCGAGCTGGCCGAGGGCGAAGAGGCGGCCACGACCGACGACGGGCGGAAGGATCGCTGA
- a CDS encoding amino acid ABC transporter permease: MSDIAALFTWVNMRFLLQGLGMTLLISALAILCSVVLGTVISVMRTSNARVLRGIATVYIEIFKNTPLLLWIMFTFFVAQLPPIGAAVLAFTLFTSASVAEIVRGGLASVPHGQYEAARSQGFSTVQTYVLIILPQALRNMVPALLSQFVTTIKDTSYLWGAMALQELMGRGMILMNSYNSTAQIFAIFGIMALIYFIVCFTLSQIVRAYQRRLKEARAA; this comes from the coding sequence ATGAGCGATATCGCCGCGCTGTTCACCTGGGTCAACATGCGCTTCCTGTTGCAGGGGCTCGGCATGACGCTGCTCATATCCGCTTTGGCCATCCTCTGCTCGGTGGTGCTGGGCACGGTCATCTCGGTCATGCGCACGTCGAACGCCCGCGTGCTGCGGGGCATAGCCACCGTGTACATCGAGATATTCAAGAACACGCCGCTGTTGCTGTGGATCATGTTCACGTTCTTCGTGGCGCAGTTGCCGCCCATCGGCGCGGCCGTGCTGGCGTTCACCCTGTTCACAAGCGCGAGCGTGGCGGAGATCGTGCGCGGCGGCCTGGCCAGCGTGCCGCACGGCCAGTACGAGGCGGCGCGTTCGCAGGGCTTCTCCACCGTGCAGACGTACGTGCTGATCATCCTGCCGCAAGCGCTGCGCAACATGGTGCCCGCGCTGCTGTCGCAGTTCGTGACCACCATCAAGGACACGAGCTACCTGTGGGGCGCCATGGCGTTGCAGGAGCTCATGGGCCGCGGCATGATCCTCATGAACAGCTACAACTCCACCGCGCAGATCTTCGCCATCTTCGGCATCATGGCGCTTATCTACTTCATCGTGTGCTTCACGCTGTCGCAGATCGTCCGCGCCTACCAGCGCAGGCTGAAGGAAGCCCGCGCCGCGTAG
- a CDS encoding helix-turn-helix domain-containing protein: MRRVREECAAALPVQTGLGREAAFMTTLSEYHAEQMKDPEYAAEYERLRPEYDIIDAIIAARAEENLTQRELAQRCGMKQSAFARLESGNANPTLETLKRVAEGLGKQLRISFV; this comes from the coding sequence ATGCGACGCGTGCGCGAGGAGTGCGCCGCCGCTCTGCCGGTACAAACGGGATTGGGAAGAGAGGCGGCCTTTATGACCACGCTCAGCGAATACCATGCGGAGCAGATGAAAGACCCGGAATACGCCGCTGAATACGAGCGTTTGCGGCCGGAGTACGACATCATCGATGCGATTATCGCGGCGCGTGCCGAAGAGAATCTCACTCAGCGCGAGCTCGCGCAGCGGTGCGGCATGAAGCAGAGCGCGTTCGCCCGGCTGGAGTCCGGCAACGCCAACCCCACGCTCGAAACGCTCAAGCGCGTGGCCGAGGGTCTCGGCAAGCAGCTGCGCATCAGTTTCGTCTAG
- a CDS encoding DNA topoisomerase I, whose amino-acid sequence MKLVVTEKNDAAQKIADLLGVKKPKADKVYSTPVYRFDVDGEEWVTIGLRGHILEPDFAPTMVYKKRGGWQGVTEEGETLPAELPASLPKPPFKKKKPFTEDGVELKSWKMDALPYLVYAPINKLPKEKEIIRSLKNLAKKADSVIIATDFDREGELIGSDALSCIQEVNPTAPVSRARYSAFTKEEITHAFDNLVELDVNLASAGASRQDIDLIWGAVLTRYLTLVKFAGYGNVRSSGRVQTPTLALVVARERERLAFVPEDYWVIRGAFGADPDSFEAPHATARFKAEAEAQAVMAHVEGATRATVASVEKKKRTVQPPAPFNTTSLMAAASAEGLSPARTMRIAESLYMDGYISYPRVDNTVYPSSLDLADTVKAISGNPAYAPYCKELLAKGKLTATRGKKETTDHPPIYPTAKATPDDLAPADYKLYNLIARRFLATLSEAAVIEGTKVTLDVNAEPFVAKGDVLVKPGYRAIYPYGLKKDEQLPALSEGETVAFNGAVCTKKQTEPPARYSQGKLIQEMEKLGLGTKSTRHAIIERLYAVKYCMNDPIEPSQLGMAVCDALDKFAPHITHPEMTAELEEEMDNIAEGRTTKAQVVDTSRNLLSEQLASLLPHSEEVKEALADAVAADAYVGPCPKCGKDLQLRASQKTRSMFIGCAGWPDCDVTYPLPKGKVEAVPEPCPTCGMPQVKVTAFRSKPRTICIDPHCSTNQEPDVVVGECPACKEKGIQAKLIAQKNPRTLKRFIRCENYDDCGTGYPLPQYGALTATEEVCEHCGAPMVIVTTARGPWKLCPNFDCPGKEQKEDEKGAKGAKGTAAKKPAAKAPAKKPAAKKAPAKRAPAAKKD is encoded by the coding sequence GTGAAGCTGGTGGTAACCGAGAAGAACGACGCGGCTCAGAAGATCGCCGATTTGCTTGGCGTGAAGAAACCCAAGGCGGACAAGGTGTACTCGACGCCGGTGTACCGCTTCGACGTGGACGGCGAGGAATGGGTGACCATCGGCCTGCGCGGCCACATCCTGGAGCCCGACTTCGCGCCGACGATGGTGTACAAGAAGCGCGGGGGATGGCAGGGCGTCACCGAGGAGGGCGAAACGCTTCCGGCGGAGCTGCCCGCGTCGCTGCCGAAGCCCCCGTTCAAAAAGAAGAAGCCCTTCACCGAGGACGGCGTGGAGCTGAAATCCTGGAAGATGGACGCGCTGCCGTACCTCGTGTACGCGCCCATCAACAAGCTGCCCAAGGAGAAGGAGATCATCCGCTCCCTGAAGAACCTCGCGAAGAAGGCCGACTCGGTCATCATCGCCACCGACTTCGACCGCGAGGGCGAGCTCATCGGAAGCGACGCGCTCAGCTGCATCCAGGAAGTGAACCCCACGGCGCCCGTGTCGCGCGCCCGCTACTCGGCGTTCACGAAAGAGGAGATCACGCACGCCTTCGACAACCTCGTCGAGCTCGACGTGAACCTCGCCTCCGCCGGCGCCTCGCGCCAGGACATCGACCTCATCTGGGGCGCGGTGCTCACGCGCTACCTGACGCTCGTGAAGTTCGCCGGCTACGGCAACGTGCGCTCGTCGGGTCGCGTGCAAACTCCCACGCTCGCCCTCGTCGTGGCGCGCGAGCGCGAGCGCCTCGCGTTCGTCCCCGAGGACTACTGGGTGATTCGCGGCGCGTTCGGTGCCGATCCCGACTCGTTCGAGGCCCCGCATGCCACCGCGCGCTTCAAGGCGGAGGCCGAGGCGCAGGCCGTCATGGCCCATGTGGAGGGCGCCACGCGCGCCACGGTGGCGTCCGTCGAGAAGAAGAAGCGCACCGTGCAGCCGCCCGCGCCGTTCAACACCACCTCGCTCATGGCGGCGGCGTCGGCCGAGGGCCTGAGCCCCGCGCGCACCATGCGCATAGCCGAGAGCCTGTACATGGACGGCTACATCTCGTACCCCCGCGTGGACAACACGGTGTACCCGAGCTCGCTCGACCTCGCCGACACGGTGAAGGCCATCTCCGGCAACCCGGCCTACGCGCCGTACTGCAAGGAGCTACTGGCGAAGGGCAAGCTCACGGCCACGCGCGGCAAGAAGGAGACGACGGACCACCCGCCCATCTACCCGACCGCCAAGGCCACGCCCGACGATCTGGCTCCCGCCGACTACAAGTTGTACAACCTCATCGCGCGGCGCTTTTTGGCGACGCTGTCCGAGGCGGCCGTCATCGAGGGCACGAAGGTCACCCTCGACGTGAACGCCGAGCCGTTCGTGGCGAAGGGCGACGTTCTGGTGAAGCCGGGCTACCGCGCTATCTACCCCTACGGCCTCAAGAAAGACGAGCAGCTGCCCGCGCTTTCCGAGGGCGAGACCGTCGCGTTCAACGGCGCCGTCTGCACGAAGAAGCAGACCGAGCCGCCCGCGCGCTACAGCCAGGGCAAGCTCATCCAGGAGATGGAGAAGCTGGGCCTGGGCACGAAGTCCACGCGCCATGCCATCATCGAGCGCCTCTATGCGGTGAAGTACTGCATGAACGACCCCATCGAGCCCAGCCAGCTGGGCATGGCCGTGTGCGATGCGCTGGACAAGTTCGCCCCGCACATCACGCACCCCGAGATGACGGCCGAGCTGGAAGAGGAGATGGACAACATCGCCGAGGGCCGCACGACGAAGGCCCAGGTGGTGGACACGAGCCGCAACCTTTTGTCCGAGCAGCTGGCCAGCCTGCTGCCGCACTCCGAGGAGGTGAAGGAGGCCCTGGCCGACGCCGTGGCCGCCGACGCCTACGTGGGCCCGTGCCCGAAATGCGGCAAGGACCTGCAGCTGCGCGCCTCGCAGAAGACCCGCAGCATGTTCATCGGCTGCGCCGGCTGGCCCGACTGCGACGTCACGTACCCGCTGCCGAAGGGCAAGGTGGAGGCCGTCCCCGAGCCGTGTCCCACGTGCGGCATGCCCCAGGTGAAGGTGACCGCGTTCCGCAGCAAACCGCGCACCATCTGCATCGACCCGCATTGCTCCACGAACCAGGAGCCCGACGTGGTGGTGGGCGAGTGCCCGGCCTGCAAGGAGAAGGGCATCCAGGCGAAGCTGATCGCGCAGAAGAACCCGCGCACCCTGAAGCGCTTCATCCGCTGCGAGAACTACGATGACTGCGGCACGGGCTATCCGCTGCCCCAGTACGGCGCGCTCACGGCCACCGAGGAGGTGTGCGAGCACTGCGGCGCCCCGATGGTGATCGTCACCACCGCGCGCGGCCCGTGGAAGCTGTGCCCCAACTTCGACTGCCCCGGCAAGGAGCAGAAGGAAGACGAGAAGGGTGCCAAGGGCGCCAAGGGGACGGCGGCCAAGAAGCCGGCGGCGAAGGCTCCCGCGAAGAAGCCCGCGGCGAAGAAAGCCCCGGCCAAACGCGCGCCCGCCGCGAAGAAGGACTAG
- the mdh gene encoding malate dehydrogenase codes for MPKVTIVGAGNVGATAAHIIASKNLADVVLIDVAEGLPQGKALDMMHMRSVEQFTVKVIGTNDYADTRDSDVVVITAGIARKPGMTREDLLGVNAGIMKSVIGQAMEASPNAVFICVTNPLDVMTTLAFRESGLPANRLMGMGGVLDSSRLAFAVCEQLGCAPADVTAWAVGAHGEGMVCWPRFTTVDGTPITELMDEAAVASVVQRCVKGGAEVVAFLKTGSAYYAPGASIAKMVEAILTDSHEVMSVCAHIDGQYGIEDLYMNVPVRLGKNGVEEVVEFDLNDDELAALRASADSVRAGLANLPE; via the coding sequence ATGCCCAAGGTAACCATCGTCGGCGCCGGCAACGTCGGTGCCACCGCAGCCCACATCATCGCGTCCAAGAACCTGGCCGACGTCGTGCTCATCGACGTGGCCGAGGGCCTGCCGCAGGGCAAGGCGCTCGACATGATGCACATGCGCAGCGTCGAGCAGTTCACGGTCAAGGTGATCGGCACGAACGATTACGCCGACACGCGCGATTCCGACGTGGTGGTCATCACTGCCGGCATCGCCCGCAAGCCCGGCATGACGCGCGAGGACCTGCTCGGCGTGAACGCCGGCATCATGAAGTCGGTGATCGGCCAGGCCATGGAGGCGTCCCCGAACGCCGTGTTCATCTGCGTGACGAACCCGCTCGACGTGATGACGACGCTGGCGTTCCGGGAGTCCGGCCTGCCCGCGAACCGTCTCATGGGCATGGGCGGCGTGCTGGACTCCTCGCGTCTGGCGTTCGCGGTGTGCGAGCAGCTGGGCTGCGCGCCGGCCGACGTGACCGCCTGGGCCGTGGGCGCGCACGGCGAGGGCATGGTGTGCTGGCCGCGCTTCACCACGGTGGACGGCACCCCCATCACTGAACTCATGGACGAGGCGGCCGTGGCCAGCGTGGTGCAGCGCTGCGTGAAGGGCGGCGCCGAAGTGGTGGCCTTCCTCAAGACCGGCAGCGCCTACTACGCGCCCGGCGCGTCCATCGCGAAGATGGTGGAGGCCATCCTCACGGATTCGCACGAGGTGATGAGCGTGTGCGCGCACATCGACGGCCAGTACGGCATCGAGGATCTCTACATGAACGTTCCGGTGCGCCTCGGCAAGAACGGCGTCGAAGAGGTCGTGGAGTTCGACCTGAACGATGACGAGCTGGCCGCGCTGCGCGCCAGCGCCGACAGCGTGCGCGCGGGATTGGCGAACCTGCCGGAGTAG
- a CDS encoding nitroreductase family protein — MLVEIDERYCIGCGRCVDDCVGANLEVEGVTARVKGLCILCGHCVAVCPTGAVSIPSYDMADVETCVPAGAAVDPRTMLRVVKSRRSVRDYLPNTIEQDTLRLVLEAGRYTATAKNAQGCRFIVVQDELDEFKRLVWDGIEGMLAPPAADKPRWVKLYKPFLVDARAGRQDFLFRNAPAVAFVAAERADDAGLAAQNMELVAASLGLGALFNGYLCRAAEELPAVKAFLEAEDKPLQICMLLGHPAVSYRRTAPRRAGDFVMK, encoded by the coding sequence ATGCTGGTCGAGATCGACGAGAGGTACTGTATCGGGTGCGGGCGCTGCGTGGACGATTGCGTGGGCGCGAACCTTGAGGTAGAGGGCGTCACGGCGCGCGTGAAAGGGCTCTGCATCCTGTGCGGGCACTGCGTGGCCGTGTGCCCCACCGGGGCGGTGTCCATTCCAAGCTACGATATGGCTGACGTGGAAACATGCGTGCCCGCCGGCGCGGCTGTCGATCCTCGCACAATGCTTCGGGTCGTCAAGTCGCGTCGCAGCGTACGCGACTACCTCCCGAATACGATCGAGCAGGACACGCTGCGCCTCGTGCTAGAGGCGGGACGCTACACCGCCACGGCGAAGAACGCCCAAGGCTGCCGCTTCATCGTGGTGCAGGACGAGCTCGACGAGTTCAAGCGCCTCGTGTGGGACGGCATCGAGGGCATGCTGGCGCCCCCTGCCGCCGACAAGCCGCGCTGGGTCAAGCTCTACAAGCCCTTCCTGGTCGACGCGCGGGCGGGGCGGCAGGACTTCCTGTTCCGCAATGCGCCCGCCGTCGCGTTCGTGGCGGCCGAGCGCGCCGACGACGCGGGGCTGGCCGCGCAGAACATGGAGCTCGTGGCGGCATCGCTCGGCTTGGGCGCCCTGTTCAACGGCTACCTGTGCCGCGCGGCCGAGGAGCTTCCCGCCGTGAAGGCGTTCCTCGAAGCGGAGGACAAGCCGCTGCAGATATGCATGCTGCTGGGCCATCCCGCCGTCTCCTACCGGCGAACCGCGCCGCGCCGCGCCGGCGACTTCGTGATGAAGTAG
- a CDS encoding winged helix DNA-binding domain-containing protein: MKVVSVEQARRHRLRAHHLDRAYGIEDAAELAGACGMQNTPPGAWETALFNRAPACRREDAERLLYGEKTLVQAWSLRGAPVVFPAAESAAFLSALVPAKGEPWAYTKGIGLALDALGMEFDRLLELLVRAMPRLDDEAIASKVALDQTLADWVEPLLPANKRAAWRQPSMYGSPDKQTVGGAAVSFLLRPCSFMGLVVFGERAGATPTFTSYRRWTGGALQPDADAAARLVRKFVHCYGPTRPDALAAWTGCSGAQARRMWKGIADELEPVEFGGKKAWALAADLDALASAEPPEREVLLLAGHDPYLDQRDRATLQVDVSLQRRIWKTVANPGVVVRNGEAVGTWTAKKKGAGLSVSLATWVACSEQKLRDLAEAYAAFRGLKLLGVSFE; the protein is encoded by the coding sequence ATGAAGGTTGTAAGCGTCGAGCAGGCGCGACGGCATCGTTTGCGCGCGCATCATCTCGATCGCGCATACGGCATCGAAGACGCGGCGGAGCTTGCGGGCGCGTGCGGAATGCAGAACACGCCGCCGGGCGCATGGGAGACGGCCTTGTTCAACCGCGCGCCGGCCTGTCGCAGGGAAGATGCCGAGCGCCTGCTGTACGGGGAGAAGACGCTCGTGCAGGCGTGGAGCCTGCGCGGCGCGCCCGTGGTGTTCCCCGCGGCCGAAAGCGCGGCGTTCCTGTCGGCGCTCGTTCCGGCGAAGGGCGAGCCGTGGGCGTACACGAAGGGCATCGGCCTTGCGCTCGATGCGCTGGGCATGGAGTTCGACCGGCTGCTCGAACTGCTCGTGCGGGCGATGCCGCGCCTCGACGACGAGGCGATCGCGAGCAAGGTGGCGCTCGATCAAACGTTGGCGGATTGGGTCGAGCCGCTGCTTCCTGCGAACAAGCGCGCGGCGTGGCGACAGCCGTCGATGTACGGCAGCCCCGACAAGCAGACGGTGGGAGGAGCCGCGGTGTCGTTCTTGCTGCGCCCGTGCTCGTTCATGGGCCTCGTCGTGTTCGGCGAGCGCGCCGGCGCAACGCCCACGTTCACCTCGTACCGAAGGTGGACGGGCGGCGCGCTGCAGCCGGACGCTGACGCCGCCGCGCGTCTGGTGCGGAAGTTCGTCCATTGCTACGGGCCGACGAGGCCCGATGCGCTCGCGGCCTGGACGGGGTGCTCGGGCGCGCAGGCGCGCCGCATGTGGAAGGGCATTGCGGACGAGCTGGAGCCGGTGGAGTTCGGCGGCAAGAAGGCATGGGCGCTGGCGGCCGACCTCGATGCGCTCGCATCGGCGGAGCCGCCGGAGCGCGAGGTGCTGCTGCTTGCCGGCCACGATCCCTATCTCGATCAACGCGACCGCGCCACCTTGCAGGTCGACGTTTCGTTGCAGCGGCGTATCTGGAAGACCGTTGCGAACCCCGGCGTCGTCGTGCGCAACGGGGAGGCCGTGGGCACGTGGACGGCCAAGAAGAAGGGTGCGGGCCTGTCCGTCTCGCTGGCTACGTGGGTTGCCTGCTCCGAACAGAAGCTGCGCGACCTCGCCGAGGCCTACGCCGCCTTTCGGGGTTTGAAGCTGTTGGGCGTGAGCTTCGAGTAG